The following are from one region of the Corylus avellana chromosome ca1, CavTom2PMs-1.0 genome:
- the LOC132166825 gene encoding silicon efflux transporter LSI2-like, whose amino-acid sequence MALASSVKVVLGSLAFAIFWVMAVFPAVPFLPIGRIAGSLLGAMLMVLFRVLTPDQAYDAIDLRTLGLLFGTMVVSVYLEKADMFKYLENLLSWKSKGAKDLLCRICLISAISSALFTNDTACVVLTEFVLKIARQHHLPPQPFLLALASSANIGSSATPIGNPQNLVIAVRSKISFGSFLSGILPAMLVGVVVNALILLSMYWRLLSIQKDETDAAVDVVEEEDVDSHRLSPAMMGYSRLETINVQGSPNVHENMGHVETIRNQLRSNENKIHRVPCGTLDSARNSSASKELEDVVSSPKREEIIPSKTVVRSMDRLKDALSIESSEGKEDLTIRWQRMLWKPCVYLITIGMLIALLMGLNMSWTTITAALALVVLDFKDAMPCLEKVKYSLLIFFCGMFITVDGFNKTGIPSTLWDLMAPYAQIDHASGIAVLAIVVLVLSNLASSVPTVLLLGGRVAASAAAISATDEKKAWLILAWVSTVAGNLSLLGSAANLIVCEEARKAPRLGYTLSFWSHLKFGLPSTLIVTAIGLILMI is encoded by the exons ATGGCCTTGGCTTCTTCTGTAAAAGTGGTTCTGGGATCACTTGCTTTCGCAATCTTCTGGGTAATGGCGGTCTTCCCAGCCGTTCCTTTTCTACCAATTGGGAGGATTGCTGGGTCCCTCCTTGGTGCTATGCTAATGGTATTATTCCGAGTCCTAACTCCAGATCAAGCATATGATGCAATTGATCTACGAACCCTTGGTCTTCTCTTTGGGACAATGGTTGTCAGTGTCTATCTAGAAAAAGCAGACATGTTCAAGTACTTGGAAAATCTTCTCTCATGGAAGAGTAAAGGAGCAAAGGACTTACTTTGTCGAATCTGCCTGATTTCAGCCATTTCAAGTGCCCTTTTTACTAATGATACCGCTTGTGTGGTATTAACTGAATTTGTCTTAAAAATTGCAAGGCAACATCATCTCCCACCTCAACCTTTCCTTCTTGCCCTGGCCTCTAGTGCAAATATTGGGTCTTCAGCGACTCCAATTGGCAACCCCCAAAATTTGGTTATAGCTGTTCGGAGTAAGATATCTTTTGGGAGTTTTCTAAGTGGAATTCTCCCTGCAATGCTAGTGGGAGTGGTTGTCAATGCTCTAATTCTTCTATCCATGTATTGGAGGCTGTTATCAATTCAGAAAGATGAAACAGATGCAGCTGTAGATGTTGTTGAAGAGGAGGATGTGGATTCTCATCGCCTTTCACCAGCCATGATGGGGTACTCTAGATTGGAAACTATAAATGTGCAAGGCTCTCCCAACGTGCATGAGAACATGGGTCATGTTGAGACCATTAGAAACCAGTTAAGGTCAAATGAGAATAAAATCCACAGGGTCCCTTGTGGTACGTTGGATTCTGCAAGGAATTCTAGTGCATCGAAAGAGCTGGAAGATGTTGTATCTTCTCCCAAAAGGGAGGAGATCATTCCTTCAAAGACTGTTGTTAGATCAATGGACAGACTAAAAGACGCACTTTCTATAGAGTCTTCAGAAGGAAAGGAAGATTTGACCATTAGATGGCAAAGGATGTTGTGGAAGCCGTGTGTTTACCTTATTACTATAGGAATGTTGATTGCTTTGCTCATGGGGCTGAATATGTCATGGACTACAATTACTGCTGCACTTGCTCTTGTGGTTCTTGATTTCAAGGATGCTATGCCTTGCCTTGAAAAG GTCAAATATTcgcttttgattttcttttgcgGAATGTTTATCACAGTAGATGGCTTTAACAAAACTGGAATCCCAAGTACTCTATGGGACCTCATGGCGCCTTATGCACAGATTGATCATGCTAGCGGGATAGCAGTTCTTGCCATTGTCGTTCTTGTCCTGTCAAATTTGGCTTCAAGCGTACCAACTG TTTTGTTGCTGGGAGGACGAGTGGCAGCATCGGCAGCTGCAATTTCTGCAACTGATGAGAAGAAGGCATGGCTCATCTTAGCTTGGGTTAGCACGGTAGCTGGGAACCTCTCATTACTGGGATCAGCTGCCAACTTAATAGTGTGTGAAGAGGCTCGCAAAGCTCCACGTCTTGGGTACACTTTATCTTTTTGGAGCCATCTCAAATTTGGACTCCCCTCGACCCTTATAGTCACTGCTATTGGTTTGATACTCATGATATGA